In the Vicia villosa cultivar HV-30 ecotype Madison, WI unplaced genomic scaffold, Vvil1.0 ctg.000024F_1_1, whole genome shotgun sequence genome, acttttccttttgtacacttggaccatacttttacCTCTTGCttaaaaacactaataatcaacttgAACTATTAAAGACTTAATATGGACTTGGACTTTGGCTACCTTACCCTAAGCTTGGAGGATGAACCTATGTAATTAGAATTCGGATCTtgaccctagcactttggaggTTCATCTGAGTTCTTGATACTTTGATTGTATTGTGTTTGTTTGTCTAGAATTCCTTAGAGTTTACTCCAAGGAATTGGGTTATTTCTTTTTGTGTATGCATGTGATTCTttaaaagtccttgatggttaattccaaggcattgtgataaggaattcATCTGAACACAGTTTTTACTTTGCCCAATTTTTGCCTCAAGTTCTCATGGTGTATTTCCAAGGATTTATGCAAGTTATACATGAAGATgttaagttcatctggatcctatAGTTGGTATTGTGCTTGCTTGGTTATGGTTTAAGTCTAAAGGATGGGAAATTTATATTGACtctttaatgtcaagtgttggcttcttgttTGGTTAGAATATTCTTGTCCTTAACTTTTTACTGTgtgctttaggatagtcccttcatctcctcccatcttcttttattttcaaaatattctccctttttcaaaatcttcttatgtttgcaaaatgCTTTTATAATCTTTCTTTTAAAATCTTTTGCCCTTAATGGCTCttctttcaaaagtttagacatgacTAATTGTTATGGTGGAGTTATAATCCCCTAAccccttgatattgattgatatgattgaTCATTTTCCTCTTgaaagagctagtggcatacttgttaatttatccaagttggagccctttttatctgtgatgcaaagaatccatttgttctcatgttcaagtatGGTTGGTTGAGTTTTCTCTACTATGGTGATAAAGCGTCTATCCAATTTTAAAATCTTTTGTTTCCCTTTTTTAGTGGAACTACatttgctctgacttctccattgcactaagGAGGTATGTAGGAAAAAGATGTTATGTCTTGTCGAGCATCATTTTAAAAACAAACCCTTTATGTCACACAATATCTTttacacacagattttcaaaatggttcatgtggagtaccacaaatatgaggggtTCTAACACCTCctccttgtataatcaacatccgtacctaagatctctgttttttgttatttttgatttaaaatcttattttggggttatttcgctcttttctcatttcctttggaaacaataaaatcttatgagtcaagtcaatccaatggctttgatctcaaatTTTCCCCGTTACAGAAAATTGGCACTTCACTGGGGATTTTCCTCTAAGCATGTTAAGTTATATGTGTATACTATTGTTTGTTATAAGTTATTGTGTGCTttatttgcttcttttttcttttggtgcttggtggttcctctgtgatgagataagtcctaacccggacttgtGAGCACaatgagataggaggtggtattACAAATAGTTGCATGTTTGAAGCAATCCTAAACATGAGCaacatatggtggaaccccaatcagtggaggccttaTGGAAGGTAGTACTTGTTGTTACGAGCTATCGTAAGaacattattactttcaattttgAGTGtctgtagaagctgaatggcctagaatcCCTGTTAACCCCTCTTAGCCTTTTAGGACGTATTGTAGAAATAGTTTGAGTGCAAACTAGAACCAGTTGTCATGTGATGCTACACTTAGGAGGGGTTTTCTTGAGAATACTATTGGCACCCACAAGCCATTGTGAGAGCCGGTAGTATCCGAAAGCAGATTGCTGACCCTGGGAACTTTGTAGAACCCGTGAtacaggtacaaaattccctagaacatACCTTATggttgggtagacccatggctccatgctcgtgacgtcgaacctttgatttTGTGAtcttgtgtgattttgtgtgatcttgattgtgattgatgcataaaccatgcattcatgcatccatgaaaaatattttgtcatTGGTTTTAAAGGGACTTATAGATTAttatttgtaaacatcacaggtactatGGACCAGAAGAGGAGTATCAAAAAGTACAGTTTCAGAGATCCTAATGTGAAAGAGTTGAAAGAACTAGCATCCTTGGTACCTAATCCTGACAACTTCAAGAATTTTTATGGGAAGCTATTATCTATATTGAGGACTAAGGTTGAGAAGGGAGTTCTTGAAACGCTTGTGCAATTTTATGACCTGCTCTATCATTGTTTcacttttccagattatcagcttgTGCCTACTTTAGAGGATATTCCTATTGGTTTGGTTTGCCGGTTACACATAAGATACCTTTCAGTGGATTAGAGAAATTTCCTAAGGTTGATGCTATAGCaaagcttcttcatttgaagatatcagatgtgaagGCTAACTTTACTGACAAAGGAGGTTTTGTGGGTCTGACTTATAAATTCTTGATAGGGAAAGCTTTTATGTTGGCTAGTAAGTGAAGTATGATCGCTTTTGAGACTATTCTTGCTTTGCTCATATATGGTTTGGTGATCTTTCCTAAAATTAACAACTTTGTTGATGTTAATGCCATTCGGatattcatgattgggaatcctgtaccTACTTTTCTTGGAGATACGTACCATTCCATTCATTACCGGACTCTAAAGAAGGATCGATGTATCAATTGttatgctcatttgctttacAAGTGGTTTATTTTGCACTTGCCTCAGACTAAGAGTTTCATCAACAATCCTGACGATCTCAGATGGTCTCAGAAGATTATGCCTCTCGCTAATGGTAACATGGCTTGGTATAATCCTGCTTATGATACTGGCGTGATTATTGATAGTTATGGGGAATTTTCCAATGTGCATCTTCTTTTTATAGAGGGAGGAATCGCCTATAACCCTGTTCTCGCTAGGCGTTACTTTGGATACCCTATGAGAGATCGACCCACTAGTATTTatgtgtcaggaatcttttatcACAAAAAAGATGGACATTTTGGCATAAATAACCTGCTTGTACACCCTTGGCATTCCATTGATAGATAGAGCAAGGATTAGTTGGGACGAAAGCAATGTATTGCTCTCAAGGCTTACACTGAATGGGTTCAATCTAGAGCTCATGAGCTTAAGATGTCATATTTACTTGAGGAGCCTTCGTACCAGTTGCTCCACTTCCTTCTTCTACTATTCCCATCGAGAATAGGGAGGAATACCAAGATTTGATGGCTAGGTTGAAGCTAGAAAGGGATATTTGGGAGAAGAAGTTCCACGCTTCGGAAATGGAGAaagaagagttgaagaagaagctAAAATAAAAGGATGACATGCTTTATCTGTAAGACGGTTGTTTGAGGAAGAAAGATGATCAGATTTACGATCCTATCCCGATGACCTACACTGAGTTGTTTCCTACTTTGATTCggaagaatttggttcagacaaggtcgCCTCCTCCAGTTCTAGAGAagatcccttggtggtacaaagctgacgcTATTTGTGCTTTTCATCAAAACGCCCCTGGACATGGTTTAGAGGATTGCTGGCCTCTGAAAGTTGAGGTTCAAAGATTGGTACGCGCTGGTATGTTATCATTTTGTGATATTGGGCCCAATGTGAAAAACAATCCTCTACCTTCTCATGGAGAATCTATTGTCAATATGGTTGAGCTTGGCTCAAGGTATTTCTGTGTGCCTGACGTTTGTATTATATGAGGATCTTTGACAGAGATACATGAGAAGTTTGTAAGAAAAGGATTGATTAACTTTAACCACTATGACGGCCCTGTGTGTAAGAAGGATCCTCTAGGATGTGTTGATGTCCAAATTCTAATAGGTCTGAGACTTTTAGACGATGAAATGACAGAAGACCAGGCTtatgtggatcatgatgtgacgttggatcagtttaatggagTAGTGAGTAATATTACAGCATGTAATAACTTGAGTTTCAGTGACGAGAATTTTCCCAAAGAAGGAAGTAATCATAACTTGGCGTTGCATATCTCTGTTGGTTGTAAGGATGATTCGCTGTCGAATGTGCTAATTGATAGTGGTTCTTTactgaatgttatgccaaagtcTAATCTTGTTGAGCTATCCTATGGAGGAACTTCAATGAGATACAACAATGTGATAGTGAAAGCTTTTAATGGTTCGAAGAAGTCCATAGTTGGGGAAGTTGATTTACATATTCGTATTGGACCTTTCACTTTTCAAGACACTTTTTAAGTGATGAATATTTGTCcagcatacagttgcttattgggtcgcccatggattcacgAGGCTGGGGAAGTTACTTCCactttatatcagaaaataaagtttGTGAAAAATGGAAAACTAGTTATGGTGAATGGAGAGCAAGCTTTGCTGATCAgccatctctcttcgttccgtgtTATAGAAGCTGAGGAAGTTGTTATTTGAACTTCCTTCCAAGATCTGTCTATTAATGATGATCCTAAGAAAATGGAAGCTTCCATTACATCTTTCAAATACGCTCAGTAAGTAGTGCAGCAAGGACCCTCAGGTATATGGGGACAAGTAGCGAGTCTGCAACAAAACAAGAATCGAGCTGGTTTGGGATTTTTTTCTTTAGTGAAAACAGAGTATGCTTCCCGTTCTTTCCATGAGACATTTTGTAGTTCTGGATTCCTACACCCAACTCCTCCAGAGGTGGATGCTATCATTGAGGACGAACCAGAGCCTGAGATGCCAAATTCGGTGATACGTGGAAAAGTGGTCATGAATTGGATCTCCATTGATGCTCCTGACTGTACCcatgtttcaaagtaatttgtttttatgcttttaaaaaaaaactttcacTCTGCCCAAGGTGAAAGTGAAGTTGTGTGGGCTACAAGCTAAAAACCCAATTAAGGCTGCAAGCTAAAAGCCCAATTAAGTCGTATATCACTTAGGCACATGGTACCTTACCATATTCCGAATTCACTTAAGTGCATCGTACCTTACGGTGTTTCTTATTTACTTTGTCTCTCATCAACCTGTCCTTATGTGTGTGACCCTGTAGGTTTTTAGGATGTTGACAATTATATATAAATCACACATTTAACATAATAAACAATGAGCGGTATCAAGAAACACATCACTGCTACCCAAGTCACAAAAATGTCATGTGATATGACAAAAACCTTTCCGTGATAATGCTTGTGTGTACAATTACCCCTTTTCCCTTATGTCTATATTAAACACAAGGCATAGACCGTGTCACCCTTGTCCAGTTCAATACTGGGCCCTTAGACATTTATCATAATATGTAGGATGGAAAAAATTCCATCTAAGTCACTCATGTCCCTCATCATGCTTTTTGAAGTACCCATCAATTGTCTTTATGGTCATCTAGTTACGGACACCGTTTGATCAGCAATAAAGCACTTGACTCTACATCTAGGGTTCATAGTGGTTTCAGGTTGAAGGGTGGTATACACCACTTATCAcaatgagaataacttatgacactttgcataacattctatgtagttagaggtgtcaatttaaggGGCCAATTAATTTGGACCCTAGCCCCTATAATAAGAGgtcctaaaataattttaaaatagtaagCCCTCAAATACATAGGGCCCAATGTTAGAAGGCCCTAAAATTTGAAAGAGGGCTATAAGGcccccaataaaataaaaaacttaattttaaaaaatagaataaaaataaataaataacttttaaataaaaaaaatttaaaaatatgtttaaaattttcaaaaaacaaataacttgttaaattagtttttttaaaaaattttaacaaaaaataaattaaaaattctgttaaaaaattccaaaaaaaaagtttttaaaaaaagtttttccaacaaaaaaattcaaaaaaaaaatatattttagtataTAAAAAACTAGAATCTTATTTTTATTCTTCTGTGCAACtacttgtttttttattaatgggAAGAGtacaagaaaacaaaaagaacTACAATCTTAAAAACCAACAACTCTTAGAACATATGCaccaatcataatgaaacatttCATAATGCACCGATTCTATAAAGCCACACAAAGTTGATCTTAGGATATAACATTAAGACATGTTAAAATATTCTGTATACACCTCAAATAACTCCAAGAATTTATAAATTGAGAAGATAAATTTCCAACGGGTATAAAGAGTCTTCGTATCGTATCGTGCTACAGGAAATGAGCTTTTGTGAGATTTTGGAATAAAATAAGGCACCTTCAATGGGgccaaaaaaaattgtattatgtAAAGGGCCTAAAATTTTAGGGCCCAAATTAAATCTCAATAATTGAGGGCTCAATATAATAGGGCTTTAATGGGGTCAAATAATTAGGGCTTTTAATTATAGggcttatttgacagctctaTATGTAGTATTCTCATAACGGGTTATTCCAGTATAAATATTTCTCCTAATATTTATACCTATGTCAAGACTTGATAACTCCTTATCCATGATCCATGAGATGTGATCATGAATATATCTTCATAATAGTCTTGATGCTTTAATATTATCCCGCTTCACAATGAAGCTCAGTTATGGATAGTTTAAGAATAGTGTCCTTATGTTTAATGGGATCTCAAGATTAAGTcgcacttaacatttcattaaataGTCTAACTattctagggactttattattttgaaaaaacaaacataatagaGAAAcgccttttattattaataaataattcgaCACAAGTACCAAAAGTATTGGCCTCTAGGGATTACACCAATAAATTATTTTGCTCAGTTCTTAAGGAATAACCAAATGCTCAAAGAGCGCAATGAAGATGTCATTCTAGATGTGCCACACATTGTGAAGAACATGTTGGTGACCGAGGACACTCATTAGAGGAAGGATGTGCATGTTTCCTTTAAACCAGAGACAAAAGCTAAAGCAGGGGAGTTTTTCTCCTCTTTGTTCTATGTTGCACCTAAGGAGGTTCCGAGCATCACCTAAAAGTTGTCAACATAAGGAGTTTTGACTTCTTAAGTCGATTTTTGACCAGACTTAAGAAAAACTTATTAGGTCAGTTAACTAGCAACCGACTTAATAAATCTAGGCTTTTAGAAAGCTCTAATGCCAATTGTACCATACTTACGAAGTTTTTTCTTGAATCAGATATGTTTAGCCGACCTAACAAGTTGGAATTTATTTCACGCAGAATTTTTTAAAGAGCCTTTACACAACGGCTTTACGGAGCAAATCCAACAACATAAGGCAGAGGTGTCTTAAGAGCAAACAAAAAATCTCAACAAATTAAAGAAGAAAGTGCAACAAATATCATGGAATCCTAAGAAGTAGCATTCAATTTATAACTAAGTTAATTTTATGGAGCACAATAGTCACTTGTTATAGGTACACAATTTACACCTGGTTTCTTTCACTCATAAGGAGAAAAACAACAATAGCTGCATCATTTCAAATTAATAGACACATCAACCCTCAAGCAAATACATAACAGGAATTTCAAGCTTTCAGCTGTAACACATAAAATTGCAAAATGTGCAACCATGAAGAATCCCAGACAAACAATACTCAACctcattaataatattattatcaaaTGTTTGTACAATTCCCCCATTTGCATTCTTCTTCTATAACCCGACCACCACAAAAAACGTCTCTATCTGTAAAATATTGTAATAGAAGAAAATTATTACTAAGAATGTCAAGATACACTTGTACTATGAAAATAAGAGCTAATATAAAACAAAgttaaatacaaaaaataattaataaaaaatagaaggtCGTAGTTATTAGTTATACAATACATGTAAGTATATCATATGAGTCAATGTATATCATACCCCAAAACACTGTCCTAGAACATATAGCACACGCTAAATTTTGTATGCTACTCATTAAAAAGGTTTACATATGTTGTGGAGAGCTGCATGGCGTACAACTTACAATTATATCAAATAAGTAATTTTACTAAAAATGACAATTAAAACCTATGTAGCCAAATCCCCAATGGCAATGCGTGAGAGAACAACTTTGGCACCACTTTGGACACATCGATCCAGCTTGTCATAAATAATATGGAAATCTCTTCAGCCACCCATATAGGGTGAAAACACCTCTGAAAATCCCCAAAATACCCTTCACATGTACATATCCGAACGCACATTTTTCacattttcaagatgtttcacatatgcacatccgaaatatCCTTTTTCCAACATTTTATTATTTGAACGTTGGATTTAAAATATCAGAGGTATTAGcgtatatgcatatccgaaaccaCCTAAAACAAATATTTCAGATATGTACATGCAAATTTTGCTCTGTGTCTATCATTTTTGTAAAAAACTTCATCATTAAACCAATCCGCTTGCATGTCGTGTCTTATAGTAACATAACCGGTACAACATAAGGCATCAAGTCTAGatccaacaacaacatcattaaatCAATCTGCCTGTGGTTTAACCCATATTTGTGAGTAAACCGTTTAAATATAAAAGTGGAGATGAAAAGTAACCTCTCCATCTCAAATATGTCGAGCAGCATGCTCAATATAGTATATCAAGAGGAAAGTGTCAGGAGGTCCTAATGGATAGTTGAGGTACTCCCCCTAATTGCTGCATCGAACCGGGAAGCCTGTGTATCTTGAACCTCATCATGAGATACCTCAACATGCTCTAGGTGAACCTCCTCCTGAGGTACCTCAACATGCTCTAGGTGAACCTCCTCTTGAGGTACCTTAACATACTCTGGTACCTCCTCCTCCTGAGTAACGTCAACCTGCTCATGGGCACGAGAGGATGACATCTGAGACATGAGACTCCTTGGTGCAGATGTGGACCCTCTAGGCGCTTCCTCCAAGAGGACTCGACCCCGTCCCCGAGTCATTCCTTGTTGCGCAACTCTCTCACGCCGAGAAGAGGTTGTTTGGCTTGGTCTGCCTTGTCTTAGTTGATCGGTCAAGGCCTGATTGTCAACAATTTTCCTGAAAAAATTTGACAAGCTAATAAGAGGTAAAGGAAggaaacaaatttgaaaataaaaaaaatcaactcaGGGAAGATTTCGCAAGTGCATATTCGAAACTGGTAGAGGggatttcggatatgcacttgCGAAACCACATGCGAACAACCATTTTTGCAAAGCTTCTACTTCTTGCCCTAACTGATccaaaatctattttttaacaTCCAAACACTAACATTTAACTACTCTAACATTAACCTACACATTCTTCTTGATTCTAACAAACCTAATAACAAGTTTGAGGATGAGTTAGAATGGAGAAAACTTACATAATTTTTGGAGCTTTGAGGATAAGTTGGAATGAATAGGAAATGCTTCAATGGAATTTTGGAGCTTTTGAATCTTTAATGGAACTTTTCAATGTCAATGTAGTATGAGTAAAAATGGGTTTTTTCTTTAGTATTGGGTGTGTTTGGAGAGAATGAAAAGAGTGGGTGGAAGTCTGTTCGCGCACAAATTAAGTGGAATGACTTCGGATATGCAAATCCGAAGTcacagtttttttaaaaaaaaattaagtgactTCGCATGTGCACATGCGAAGGCACCTTTTTTCTATAAAAAGGTGACTTCGAAAAAAAGTGACTTCGAATATGTATATGCGAAATCATCTCTTTTTTTAGGAAAAATGTGCGTTCGGATATGCACATGCGAAATCTATAAATATTTTTGAGGTTTTCGCCAAAGATCCATAAAATAGTATATGGATGGCTTAAGAGATTCCCCAAATAATATTCTATGAAATTTTTCTATTGACAACAAATCTCTCCAAAATGAATTTGCATTTGGGATTTAGATATGCTAAACAAatgtttacatttttatttattttttttttttttgcgctTTGGGAGGTCTAACGCCTAAACTACACACTAACCAACCTCCAATAAGAGATTCCCCTCAAATCATCCATAAACAACTTATACACCTCTAGGACACTTTTCCAACCTATCAATACATTGATCCTTTCCTATTCCAATTTTTGTCAATCGATCAGCACAATTGTTTGTTTCCTAAGATAAGTTCAACCTTTATATCGAATCTTTGAATGCTTCATATTTGTTTTCATGATCATGCCCGATATTCTTCTCCCTTCGTCTTTGATGCTATTTTAACGGCATGCTTACTTTTTAAATGCTATAgagattttgaatttctttttctaGTAAACATATGTTTGAACATTTTTGAAAGATTTTAGATTTTagaattttgaaagatttttgaaaCAATTGGTCCAAAACAAAATAACCAATAAACTACCATCTTTTTTTCCAGTATAAGTTAGTAACACATTCTCTTTATAGCACTTAATCCATGACTGTTTGTCCAATAAACATATCGAGAAAGAGCATCAGCTTCAATAACTAGAACATTACGAAATCCACCCCCTGCATTCATACAAATAAAGAGAAATTAATTTCACCACATTTAGTGGACATTGAGTCAACAAAATAACCAATTTATAGAGTATTTTACCTGTCACGTTCTAAATTATACCTCACACTCCATTTTTTTATAGGatttttctttatccacctccatatggggtcaccccagcgaaaaccccactttaccccgcttcggaaatgcattttcgaattttttttttctaaatttttccagaattcggaagtgcatttccgaaaaaatcccaaaaattgggattttgattaattcggagatacatctctgaaaaaacaaaaaaaaattaaaaatccaaaaaattaattttaggatattaattaattcacatatcataaatttgatataatttatgagtaatgaataataataattatatattttgatataatttatgagttatgaataataattattatatatttacattctgattcatattttaaaatttaaaataattttaattaaaaaaattaaaataatttcacttacaaaatgagttataatttttttatttatatatttataataattattatatatttaccaaaaaaaattaaaaaaatgagtgttttaatttatatatttatataataattataataattattatatatttataaaaattattatatatttatataataattaaaaaaatttaaaaaaataagtgttttaatttataataattattgtatatttatatattatatatttcacttacaaaattaataattattattatatatttatatatttttattctcattcataattaaaaatgagttataattttttatttagtttaaaaaaattaaaaaaagattttgtcttaattttgtttaatgaataaattttatatttaactctatataattcaaaat is a window encoding:
- the LOC131622110 gene encoding uncharacterized protein LOC131622110 gives rise to the protein MTYTELFPTLIRKNLVQTRSPPPVLEKIPWWYKADAICAFHQNAPGHGLEDCWPLKVEVQRLVRAEIHEKFVRKGLINFNHYDGPVCKKDPLGCVDVQILIGLRLLDDEMTEDQAYVDHDVTLDQFNGVVSNITACNNLSFSDENFPKEGSNHNLALHISVGCKDDSLSNVLIDSGSLLNVMPKSNLVELSYGGTSMRYNNVIVKAFNGSKKSIVGEVDLHIRIGPFTFQDTF